A stretch of the Myripristis murdjan chromosome 24, fMyrMur1.1, whole genome shotgun sequence genome encodes the following:
- the LOC115356460 gene encoding neoverrucotoxin subunit alpha-like has protein sequence DHPERFDSWKQILCRDGLTGRCYWEFEWEGKVYMGVTYRGVGRKGDNYDSVLGFNDKSWTLTCYDGGFYAWHNNKYTAIPAPPSSNRVAVYLDWPAGSLSFYSISSDTLIHLHTFNTTFTEPVYPGFRIWEYGSTVSLCDI, from the coding sequence gatcacccagagaggtttgactcctggaaacagatcctgtgtagagatggtctgactggtcgctgctactgggagttTGAGTGGGAGGGAAAGGTTTATATgggagtgacttacagaggagtCGGCAGGAAAGGCGACAATTATGACTCTGTTCTTGGATTCAATGACAAGTCGTGGACTCTGACCTGCTATGATGGTGGTTTCTATGCGTGGCACAATAACAAATATACAGCCATacctgcccccccctcctccaacagagtggcagtgtatctggactggcctgctggctctctgtccttctacagcatctcctctgacacactgatccacctccacaccttcaacaccaccttcactgagcctgtGTACCCGGGGTTCAGGATTTGGGAATATGGCTccacagtgtctctgtgtgacatttga